In the genome of Pongo pygmaeus isolate AG05252 chromosome 9, NHGRI_mPonPyg2-v2.0_pri, whole genome shotgun sequence, one region contains:
- the NAT10 gene encoding RNA cytidine acetyltransferase, whose product MHRKKVDNRIRILIENGVAERQRSLFVVVGDRGKDQVVILHHMLSKATVKARPSVLWCYKKELGFSSHRKKRMRQLQKKIKNGTLNIKQDDPFELFIAATNIRYCYYNETHKILGNTFGMCVLQDFEALTPNLLARTVETVEGGGLVVILLRTMNSLKQLYTMTMDVHSRYRTEAHQDVVGRFNERFILSLASCKKCLVIDDQLNILPISSHVATMEALPPQTPDESLGPSDLELRELKESLQDTQPVGVLVDCCKTLDQAKAVLKFIEGISEKTLRSTVALTAARGRGKSAALGLAIAGAVAFGYSNIFVTSPSPDNLHTLFEFVFKGFDALQYQEHLDYEIIQSLNPEFNKAVIRVNVFREHRQTIQYIHPADAVKLGQAELVVIDEAAAIPLPLVKSLLGPYLVFMASTINGYEGTGRSLSLKLIQQLRQQSAQSQVSTTAENKTTTTARLASARTLHEVSLQESIRYAPGDAVEKWLNDLLCLDCLNITRIVSGCPLPEACELYYVNRDTLFCYHKASEVFLQRLMALYVASHYKNSPNDLQMLSDAPAHHLFCLLPPVPPTQNALPEVLAVIQVCLEGEISRQSILNSLSRGKKASGDLIPWTVSEQFQDPDFGGLSGGRVVRIAVHPDYQGMGYGSRALQLLQMYYEGRFPCLEEKVLETPQEIHTVSSEAVSLLEEVITPRKDLPPLLLKLNERPAERLDYLGVSYGLTPRLLKFWKRAGFVPVYLRQTPNDLTGEHSCIMLKTLTDEDEADQGGWLAAFWKDFRRRFLALLSYQFSTFSPSLALNIIQNRNMGKPAQPALSREELEALFLPYDLKRLEMYSRNMVDYHLIMDMIPAISRIYFLNQLGDLALSAAQSALLLGIGLQHKSVDQLEKEIELPSGQLMGLFNRIIRKVVKLFNEVQEKAIEEQMVAVKDVVMEPTMKTLSDDLDEAAKEFQEKHKKEVGKLKSMDLSQYIIRGDDEEWNEVLNKAGPNASVISLKSDKKRKLEAKQEPKQSKKLKNKDTKNKKDMKLKRKK is encoded by the exons ATGCATCGGAAAAAGGTGGATAACCGAATCCGGATTCTCATTGAGAATGGAGTAGCTGAGCGGCAAAGATCTCTTTTTGTTGTAGTTGGGGATCGAGGAAAAGATCAG GTGGTAATACTTCATCACATGTTATCCAAAGCAACTGTGAAGGCTCGGCCTTCAGTGCTGTGGTGTTATAAGAAAGAGCTGGGGTTTAGCAG TCACCGGAAGAAAAGAATGCGAcagctgcagaagaaaataaagaatggaaCATTGAACATAAAGCAGGATGACCCCTTTGAACTCTTCATAGCAGCCACAAACATTCGCTACTGCTACTACAATGAGACCCACAAGATCCTGGGCAATACCTTCGGCATGTGTGTGCTGCAG GATTTTGAAGCCTTAACTCCAAACTTGCTGGCCAGGACTGTAGAAACAGTGGAAGGTGGTGGGCTAGTGGTCATCCTCCTACGGACCATGAACTCACTCAAGCAATTGTACACAATGACCATG GATGTGCATTCCAGGTACAGAACTGAGGCCCATCAGGATGTGGTGGGAAGATTTAATGAAAG GTTTATTCTGTCTCTGGCCTCTTGTAAGAAGTGTCTCGTCATTGATGACCAGCTCAACATCCTGCCCATCTCCTCCCACGTTGCTACCATGGAGGCCCTGCCTCCCCAGACTCCG GATGAGAGTCTGGGTCCTTCTGATCTGGAGCTGAGGGAGTTGAAGGAGAGCTTGCAGGACACCCAGCCTGTGGGTGTGTTGGTGGACTGCTGTAAGACTCTAGACCAG GCCAAAGCTGTCTTGAAATTTATCGAGGGCATCTCTGAAAAGACCCTGAGGAGTACTGTTGCACTCACAGCTGCCCGAGGACGGGGAAAATCTGCAGCCCTGGGATTGGCGATTGCTGGGGCGGTGGCATTTGG GTACTCCAATATCTTTGTTACCTCCCCAAGCCCTGATAACCTCCATACTCTGTTTGAATTTGTATTTAAAGGATTTGATGCTCTACAATATCAG GAACATCTGGATTATGAGATTATCCAGTCTCTAAATCCTGAATTTAACAAAGCAGTAATCAGAGTGAATGTATTTCGAGAACACAGGCAGACTATTCAG TATATACATCCTGCAGATGCTGTGAAGCTGGGCCAGGCTGAACTAGTTGTGATTGATGAAGCTGCCGCCATCCCCCTCCCCTTGGTGAAGAGCCTACTTGGCCCCTACCTTGTTTTCATGGCATCCACCATCAACGG CTATGAGGGCACAGGCCGGTCACTGTCCCTCAAGCTAATTCAGCAGCTCCGTCAACAGAGCGCCCAGAGCCAGGTCAGCACCACCGCTGAGAATAAGACCACGACGACAGCCAGATTGGCATCAG CGCGGACACTGCATGAGGTTTCCCTCCAGGAGTCAATCCGATACGCCCCTGGGGATGCAGTGGAGAAGTGGCTGAATGACTTGCTGTGCCTGGATTGCCTCAACATCACTCGGATAGTCTCAGGCTGCCCCTTGCCTGAAGCTTGTGAACT GTACTATGTTAATAGAGATACCCTCTTTTGCTACCACAAGGCCTCTGAAGTTTTCCTCCAACGGCTTATGGCCCTCTACGTGGCTTCGCACTACAAG AACTCTCCCAATGATCTCCAGATGCTCTCCGATGCACCTGCTCACCatctcttctgccttctgcctcctGTGCCCCCCACCCAGAATGCCCTTCCAGAAGTGCTTGCTGTTATCCAG GTGTGCCTTGAAGGGGAGATTTCTCGCCAGTCCATCTTGAACAGTCTGTCTCGAGGCAAGAAGGCTTCAGGGGACCTGATTCCATGGACAGTGTCAGAACAG TTCCAAGATCCAGACTTTGGTGGTCTTTCTGGTGGAAGGGTCGTTCGCATTGCTGTTCACCCAGATTATCAAGGG ATGGGCTATGGCAGCCGTGCTCTGCAGCTGCTGCAGATGTACTATGAAGGCAGGTTTCCTTGTCTGGAGGAAAAGGTCCTTGAGACACCACAGGAAATTCACACCGTAAGCAGCGAG GCTGTCAGCTTGTTGGAAGAGGTCATCACTCCCCGGAAGGACCTACCTCCTTTACTCCTCAAATTGAATGAGAGGCCTGCCGAGCGCCTGGATTACCTGGGTGTTTCCTATGGCTTGACCCCCAGGCTCCTCAA GTTCTGGAAACGAGCTGGATTTGTTCCTGTTTATCTGAGACAGACCCCG AATGACCTGACCGGAGAGCACTCGTGCATCATGCTGAAGACGCTCACTGATGAGGATGAGGCTGACCAGGGAGGTTGGCTTGCAGCCTTCTGGAAAG ATTTCCGACGGCGGTTCCTGGCCTTGCTCTCCTACCAGTTCAgcaccttctctccttccctggcTCTGAACATCATTCAGAACAGGAACATGGGGAAGCCAGCCCAGCCTG CCCTGAGCCGGGAGGAGCTGGAAGCACTCTTCCTCCCCTATGACCTGAAGCGGCTGGAGATGTATTCACGGAACATGGTGGACTATCACCTCATCATGGACATGATCCCGGCCATCTCTCGCATCTATTTCCTGAACCAGCTGGGGGACCTGGCCCTGTCTGCGGCTCAGTCG GCTCTTCTGTTGGGGATTGGCCTGCAGCATAAGTCTGTGGACCAGCTGGAAAAGGAGATTGAGCTGCCCTCGGGCCAGTTGATGGGACTTTTCAACCGGATCATCCGCAAAGTTGTGAAG CTATTTAATGAAGTTCAGGAAAAGGCCATTGAGGAGCAGATGGTGGCAGTGAAGGATGTGGTCATGGAGCCCACGATGAAGACCCTCAGTGACGACCTG